From one Methanobrevibacter woesei genomic stretch:
- a CDS encoding NOP5/NOP56 family protein has protein sequence MECYITYCIGGFLAFDENNNLISLKAFPKDERISKFISIENKKLTSEEEDLINEIGNDFDFIIIETTKRKSDYSKNEFYEKIQIEVPNKGGEHLRKNLEEYLTDLDFDNKEEYVKTYRELALFKMKETSKSEDKHLIQAINSIDEIDESISKLIERIREWYALYFPEMDNIRNNETYIKLISENKTKEEIIKVKPDAFLEDVDDEEINPDDLDIINTFANSIYTLQKTRKATEDYIESKMESIAPNLRILVGSSLGAKLISHAGGIKRLATYPSSTVQIMGAEKALFRHLKSGDNPPKYGLIYQHPDVRGSKWWNRGKIARLLASRISLAVRKDVFGNDVDLDIYDKFIEKANEIEKENPFPKTSNQRKTSKNAPKKRKSRKKKKRRRK, from the coding sequence ATGGAATGCTATATAACCTATTGCATTGGTGGATTTCTAGCTTTTGATGAGAATAATAATCTGATTTCCTTAAAAGCATTTCCTAAAGATGAAAGAATATCCAAATTCATATCAATTGAGAATAAAAAGTTAACTTCTGAAGAAGAAGACTTAATAAATGAAATAGGAAATGATTTTGACTTTATTATAATTGAAACAACTAAAAGGAAATCAGATTACTCAAAAAACGAATTTTATGAAAAAATTCAGATTGAAGTTCCAAATAAAGGTGGCGAACATTTAAGAAAAAATTTAGAGGAATATTTAACTGATTTGGATTTTGATAATAAAGAGGAATATGTAAAAACATATAGAGAGTTAGCTCTTTTTAAAATGAAAGAAACCTCCAAATCAGAAGATAAACATCTTATTCAAGCTATTAATTCCATTGATGAAATTGATGAATCAATAAGTAAATTAATTGAAAGAATAAGAGAATGGTATGCACTTTATTTCCCTGAAATGGACAATATACGGAATAACGAAACATACATCAAATTAATATCTGAAAATAAAACCAAAGAAGAAATTATTAAAGTGAAACCAGATGCTTTTTTAGAGGATGTTGATGATGAAGAAATAAATCCTGACGATTTAGATATAATCAACACATTTGCAAACTCCATTTACACATTACAAAAGACTAGAAAAGCAACTGAAGATTATATTGAATCTAAAATGGAAAGTATTGCTCCAAATTTAAGAATATTAGTTGGATCTTCTCTTGGTGCAAAATTAATCTCACATGCAGGAGGAATTAAAAGACTAGCTACTTATCCATCAAGTACTGTTCAAATAATGGGTGCTGAAAAAGCATTATTTAGACATTTAAAAAGTGGAGACAACCCTCCAAAATATGGTTTAATCTACCAACACCCCGATGTTAGAGGCAGCAAATGGTGGAATCGTGGAAAGATAGCAAGATTACTTGCATCTAGAATTTCATTAGCTGTTAGAAAAGATGTATTTGGAAATGATGTTGATTTAGATATCTATGATAAATTTATTGAAAAAGCAAATGAAATAGAAAAAGAAAATCCATTCCCAAAAACCAGCAATCAAAGAAAAACATCAAAAAATGCCCCTAAAAAGAGAAAATCTAGAAAGAAGAAAAAAAGAAGAAGGAAATAA
- a CDS encoding dihydroorotate dehydrogenase has product MLKTNICGVNFKNPLMLAAGVLGSNASSLNWVLKSGAAGVVTKSFSKEPNTGYKNPTTVGVDCGIINAIGLSNPGADNFIEEIRRVETGDDEVLIASIYGATPDEFSFLVEKIQDDVDMIELNISCPHAMAGCGAAIGQDPNLTHKIVSAAKDASNVPIIAKLTPNVTDIGEIAKSAEDAGADALTLINSLGPGMKINIDVAKPVLSNRFGGMSGKAVKPIAIRDVFVVYDTVDIPIIGVGGISNYEDVVEFIFAGARGVQIGTSIMNEGVEVFNSINKDLENFMKDKGYKSIDEMVALAHEEL; this is encoded by the coding sequence ATGTTAAAAACTAATATTTGTGGTGTTAACTTTAAAAATCCTTTAATGCTAGCTGCTGGTGTTTTAGGAAGTAATGCTTCATCTTTAAATTGGGTTTTAAAGTCTGGAGCTGCGGGAGTTGTCACAAAATCATTCTCTAAGGAACCTAATACTGGTTATAAGAATCCTACAACTGTTGGTGTTGATTGTGGAATTATTAATGCAATCGGTCTTTCTAATCCAGGGGCTGATAATTTCATTGAGGAAATAAGGAGAGTTGAAACAGGGGACGATGAGGTATTAATTGCATCTATTTATGGAGCAACTCCAGATGAATTTTCTTTTTTAGTGGAGAAAATACAAGATGATGTTGATATGATTGAACTTAATATTTCATGCCCTCATGCAATGGCAGGATGTGGTGCAGCTATTGGTCAAGATCCAAATCTTACTCACAAAATAGTGTCTGCAGCAAAAGATGCATCTAATGTTCCAATCATTGCTAAATTAACTCCTAATGTTACTGACATTGGTGAAATAGCTAAATCTGCTGAAGATGCAGGAGCAGATGCTTTAACATTAATTAACTCATTAGGGCCTGGAATGAAAATCAATATTGATGTTGCAAAACCTGTTTTATCAAATAGATTTGGTGGAATGAGTGGTAAAGCAGTAAAACCAATTGCTATTAGAGATGTCTTTGTAGTTTATGATACTGTAGACATTCCAATTATTGGTGTTGGAGGCATATCCAACTATGAGGATGTTGTTGAATTTATTTTTGCAGGTGCTAGAGGGGTTCAAATTGGAACTTCTATTATGAATGAGGGTGTTGAAGTATTCAATTCAATTAATAAAGATTTAGAGAATTTCATGAAAGATAAAGGATATAAATCTATTGATGAAATGGTAGCATTAGCTCATGAGGAGTTGTGA
- a CDS encoding dihydroorotate dehydrogenase electron transfer subunit, which translates to MNDVPQIVKIKEIIDETPSIKTFVFDWDMDKYGTPNPGEFLMVWNFNNEKPMSISKINDNELAITVKNVGEFTNELHQLKVGDVLGIRGSYGNGFSYDLKNKKVLAIGGGVGMAPINSIATALANNGNDVDVISAAVNGDELLFVDSLKDIGVNVCPCTDDGSVGFKGFATNLAIELIKDTSYDIAFVCGPEIMMKGVFDILEDNEIPAEYSMERYMKCALGICGQCCVDNTGWRICVEGPVFSNDLLKEINEFGKYHRDASGIKH; encoded by the coding sequence ATGAATGATGTTCCACAAATTGTTAAAATTAAAGAAATTATTGATGAAACTCCTTCAATTAAAACATTTGTCTTTGATTGGGATATGGATAAGTATGGAACTCCAAACCCTGGGGAATTTTTAATGGTTTGGAATTTTAACAACGAAAAACCAATGTCAATTTCAAAAATCAATGATAATGAACTAGCTATCACTGTTAAGAATGTTGGTGAATTTACTAATGAACTTCATCAATTAAAAGTTGGAGATGTGTTAGGTATTCGTGGTAGCTATGGAAATGGTTTTTCCTATGATTTAAAGAACAAAAAAGTATTAGCTATTGGTGGGGGTGTCGGTATGGCACCTATCAATTCAATTGCTACAGCATTGGCTAACAATGGTAATGATGTTGATGTTATTTCAGCTGCAGTCAATGGAGATGAATTATTGTTTGTTGATTCTCTAAAAGATATTGGTGTTAATGTTTGTCCTTGTACTGATGATGGAAGTGTAGGGTTTAAAGGATTTGCAACTAATCTTGCTATCGAGTTAATCAAAGATACCTCTTATGATATTGCATTTGTTTGCGGACCTGAGATAATGATGAAAGGAGTATTTGATATACTTGAAGATAATGAGATTCCTGCTGAATATTCTATGGAAAGATATATGAAATGTGCTCTAGGAATATGTGGTCAATGTTGTGTAGATAATACTGGTTGGAGAATTTGTGTAGAGGGGCCAGTTTTCTCAAATGATTTATTAAAAGAGATTAATGAGTTTGGTAAATATCATAGGGATGCTTCTGGAATTAAGCATTAA
- a CDS encoding AI-2E family transporter: MEKDLKEYITPPILLILFLLVLSLVIVMPVLNMILLGAILSFCIRPINRRLQTKIKYSSISISLSIILVVIPLILLLIYMAMVIGGFVSENIISNPALSQESLNATFSELSSAIPPQYLSSISSSLNTAFNEIGNFIVNGVVSLVSEIPSLSLEIFILVCSVFYFTRDGDKLFNFIKDFVPDNTINFFDNTVKSVKNVLKSIFYGHFLTSLIIGIVAAIGYSLLGYPYGIFLGILTGIFQLIPVFGPWPIYWALAIIDFIHGDYMGAVLVLLFGFGLSLSDMYIRPALSSHYAEIHPLILLIGFLTGPLVYGLTGFILCPLLLGITYAVLDSYRNELKNKKETS; encoded by the coding sequence ATGGAAAAAGACTTAAAAGAATATATTACTCCTCCAATATTGCTAATTTTGTTTTTATTGGTGTTATCCTTAGTTATTGTAATGCCTGTTTTAAACATGATTCTATTGGGGGCTATTTTATCATTTTGTATAAGGCCTATTAATAGGCGTTTACAAACTAAAATTAAATATTCTTCTATTTCAATTTCGCTATCTATAATTTTAGTAGTAATTCCATTAATTCTCTTGTTAATTTATATGGCTATGGTTATTGGAGGTTTTGTTTCAGAAAATATTATCTCAAATCCGGCATTATCTCAAGAAAGTCTTAATGCAACTTTTTCAGAATTATCTTCTGCAATTCCACCTCAATATCTTTCAAGCATTAGTTCATCTTTAAACACAGCTTTTAATGAGATTGGTAATTTTATTGTAAATGGTGTTGTTTCTCTAGTTAGTGAGATACCTTCTCTTTCTTTAGAGATATTTATATTGGTATGTTCAGTATTTTACTTTACTAGGGATGGGGATAAATTATTCAACTTCATTAAGGATTTTGTTCCAGATAATACAATAAATTTCTTTGATAATACTGTAAAATCTGTTAAAAATGTTTTAAAAAGCATATTTTATGGTCATTTCCTAACATCTTTAATTATTGGTATTGTTGCAGCTATTGGGTATTCTTTATTGGGTTATCCTTACGGCATATTTTTGGGAATTCTCACAGGAATATTCCAGTTAATTCCAGTATTTGGCCCATGGCCAATTTATTGGGCACTAGCTATTATTGACTTCATCCATGGGGATTATATGGGTGCTGTATTGGTATTGCTATTTGGATTTGGCCTTAGTTTAAGTGATATGTATATTAGGCCGGCTTTATCTAGTCATTATGCTGAAATCCATCCTTTAATTTTACTTATTGGATTTTTAACTGGTCCTTTAGTTTATGGACTCACTGGGTTTATTTTATGCCCGCTGCTTTTGGGAATAACCTATGCAGTTCTAGATAGTTATAGGAATGAATTAAAAAATAAAAAGGAGACTAGCTAA